Part of the Actinomycetota bacterium genome is shown below.
GTTCGGGATCGGTGGGAGACGGTGATGCGTGCGGTGCGCGACGAGGCTCGCACGCGGTTCGCCGAACGCCGGGATGTACACGTGCAGAGCCGGGCGTGTGTCGCGCTGGACGGGCGATGAGAAGTCGTGAACCGGTGCCAGGGTGGCGCCGCCGCGGTACGTCACCTTTTTACGAGTTGGATCGGGCAATAGCCATCGTCCTCGGTGCGATAATGGTGGGCGTGAGGCTCCCAGGCGCCTCCGCGAAGGGGCAGCACGCGCGGGGGTGGGCTACGCCGACGCACCGCCCTCGCGAAGGCGTCCAAGGATTGATAGCATCCGCTCGCGACCGTCGAGGAGCAGGGCCGTTGCTGGTCAAGGGCTTCGTCTCAAGGTGCGTATGAACGAGGGCGATCGGGCGATCCGTTTCACCTATCTCTCTCAGGAAGACCTGCTCGCGTCAGGCTGCCTTGATCTCCGGATGGCGCTGGGAACGGCGGAATCTGCGCTCCTCGCGCACCGGCGAGGCGATGTGATGTTTCCCGAGAAGATCGTGCAGATCTTCAATGACGACACACAGGAACGGATCAACTGTCTCCCTGCGACTCTGCGTGCGGAAAACGTCTGTGGCGTGAAGTGGGTTTCGGTCTTCCCACCGAACGTCCCCAAGTTTGGTCTCCAGAACCTGACTGCTCTCTTTGTTCTCTCGGAGATCGAGAAAGGGTTCCCGCTCGCGGTCATGGAGGGGACGCTCGCATCGAACCTACGCGTCGGCGCCATCGGGGCCCTCGCGGCGAAGCACTTCGCCCCTCCGCAGGCGCGTACGATCGGCTTCATCGGCAGCGGGGAACAGGCCAAGATGCATCTTCTGGCCATGAAGAGCGTGCTGCCCGCGCTAGCGGAATGCCGGGTCTCGGCGAAGACTGCCGAGGAGGAACAGCAGTTCGTGGGCGATCTCGAGACCATCCTCCCCGACGTCGAGTTCATCGCAGCTGAGACGGACCACGCCCGTGCCATGGAAGGGGCCGACATCCTCGTCACTGCGACAAGCGCCCAGGCTCCGCTTCTCCGAGCCGCCTGGATGAAGCCGGGCTCCTTCTACAGTCATGTCGGTGGCTGGGAGGACGAGTACGACGTGGCGAAACAGTGCGAGAAGATCGTCTGTGATGACTGGAGTACAGTGAAGCACCGCATGCAGACCCTCAGTCGCATGTACAACGACGGCGAGCTGCGAGATTCAGACGTCTATGCCGATCTGGAGGAGGTCGTCGCTGGCGATAAGCCGGGGCGGGAGACGGATGACGAGCGCGTCTACTTCAACGCGGTGGGACTCGCCTTCGTCGACGTCGCGATCGCACTCGCCATGTACCGTCGTGCATTGGAGGCGGGAAAGGGTCGAGAGCTCACGCTGCAGGAGATGATGATTTTCGACCACCCGCGGATAGCTCAATTCGTCACCTTATAGCGGTCGACGAGCAGCTCCTTGCCAGCTGTCGATCTCCGGGTCTTTCTTACAGAATGGCCAAAGGATCACCCGCGCAGAAGCGCGAGATGCATTCGCATTCAGGAGTCTGAGTCGGTCGAATGCGAGCGCGGGAGCCGCAGGTCCGTTCACGAAATCGAAATCGTCGTAACGCGTCATGTTCCACGGCTGGAGTGAAAGACCCTCACCGTGATCATGATGTCGTATCCTGGCCGATGTTTTGGACGTGGTGCCGGTGTAGGACGCATACGAGCCACCGCCACGCCAGTGCGATGATCTGCCGGTGCATGTGGAGCCCATTGTCACCGCCATCCAGTCAAGGAATATCGCCGACCCTGCCCCAGGTGGCCACCAACGGGTCAACCCGAGGCGAGCCGCCCCGCAAGATCGCCGTCGCTGTTCGTCTACACGCGCTTCCTTGTAGAGGCCAGCGAACGTCAAACGCGGAGCAACCTCGAGCCCTCCAACCTCGCCGGGATGACCGCTCAGGTAGCGCGTTCCGCCGACTCCCAGTGCCCCGAGTCATCGGGGTCCAACCGACACTCGACTGCGAATCTCGCGGGGCGCGCAGTGGCTATGGGCGGTCGCTGTTCGAATTCCTCGGCGCCCATAGCAGCGTGGCCGACGTACCCGGTATCACACCGTCCGCCTGTCGTCCGCTGAAAGCGTGTGCCGGGACGTGGGGATCAGCTGGACCGCAACGGGATACCGGTGCTGGGCGGACTCGTCCTCGTGCTGCGTCTCCCGTTCGCAGGCGTCGGCGCCGTCGAGGACCCGGGTGGCATCCGCGACAGCTTCCTCCGTCGTTCGGCGCAGGGCCCACACCGCCAGTCGCTCGACGAGGATGGCGGGCTCCCCGGGCCGTACAGCGAGTCGGTCGGCGCGGCCGGGGTCGGCTGCCGCGGTCAGCACATCGACGATCCGTCGAACCTCGTCAGGGACGTGTCCGCCGGCCATGCGTCGGGCGAGTCGGCCCAGCAGCGCGAAGTGCGGGGTGTCGAGGGTGCCCGGGGGGCGAGCCATCGTGAACTC
Proteins encoded:
- a CDS encoding ornithine cyclodeaminase family protein, with protein sequence MNEGDRAIRFTYLSQEDLLASGCLDLRMALGTAESALLAHRRGDVMFPEKIVQIFNDDTQERINCLPATLRAENVCGVKWVSVFPPNVPKFGLQNLTALFVLSEIEKGFPLAVMEGTLASNLRVGAIGALAAKHFAPPQARTIGFIGSGEQAKMHLLAMKSVLPALAECRVSAKTAEEEQQFVGDLETILPDVEFIAAETDHARAMEGADILVTATSAQAPLLRAAWMKPGSFYSHVGGWEDEYDVAKQCEKIVCDDWSTVKHRMQTLSRMYNDGELRDSDVYADLEEVVAGDKPGRETDDERVYFNAVGLAFVDVAIALAMYRRALEAGKGRELTLQEMMIFDHPRIAQFVTL